One window of Methanogenium organophilum genomic DNA carries:
- a CDS encoding MBL fold metallo-hydrolase — MPVHDIRIIKPGSILIDAFEVPASQTIAMKKRTGIGGGSTVTYLASDKTVLVDTGYDYEENTSAENRDANRQRLIHCLMDAGLTPQDIDIVFITHWHADHFMNLSLFPESEVICSEAVVQRHGLAFTGVADKTEIADGIRVCCTPGHTVDHASLLVTTEPLRYRERTQSGGSISGIGSVTVAVAGDAIIDAAYYCTEKFWDYNADFYSHEAARTSSETLSAQADFIIPGHGTLFRNIRKDESMIARKEQDPNQ; from the coding sequence TGCCTTTGAAGTGCCCGCATCACAGACCATCGCGATGAAAAAACGGACCGGCATCGGCGGTGGGTCGACGGTCACATATCTTGCGTCCGACAAGACCGTTCTTGTCGACACCGGCTATGACTACGAGGAGAACACCTCTGCTGAGAACCGGGATGCGAACAGACAACGCCTCATCCACTGCCTCATGGATGCGGGCCTGACGCCTCAGGATATCGATATCGTGTTCATCACCCACTGGCATGCTGATCACTTCATGAACCTCTCACTGTTCCCCGAAAGCGAGGTGATCTGCTCAGAGGCCGTGGTGCAGCGCCATGGTCTGGCATTCACCGGGGTTGCAGACAAAACAGAGATTGCAGACGGCATACGGGTTTGCTGCACTCCAGGCCATACCGTTGACCATGCCTCCCTTCTTGTCACAACCGAACCACTCCGCTACCGGGAACGGACACAGTCAGGGGGCAGTATATCCGGCATCGGGAGCGTAACCGTCGCTGTCGCAGGGGATGCCATCATCGATGCGGCGTATTATTGCACGGAAAAATTCTGGGACTATAACGCGGACTTTTATTCCCATGAGGCAGCACGGACAAGCAGTGAGACTCTCAGCGCACAGGCGGATTTCATCATTCCGGGTCATGGGACACTTTTCCGGAACATCCGGAAAGATGAATCCATGATAGCACGCAAAGAACAAGACCCAAATCAGTGA
- a CDS encoding SpoIIAA family protein has protein sequence MIERLPESHGPILGFRFIGEITDEDYMEDFLPALRRTIKNFGLIRLFIDISDLQSEDMGAMDDDVREDSRLLYVEREAIIGDRDWERRLTYVDHFFIFPNTDVRFFPFCRQDEAWNWVSEGVEQLPVMRAASH, from the coding sequence ATGATTGAACGACTGCCGGAAAGCCATGGACCAATACTGGGGTTCCGGTTCATTGGCGAGATCACGGATGAGGATTATATGGAAGATTTCCTGCCGGCGTTGCGCCGGACGATTAAGAATTTCGGGTTGATACGGCTTTTTATTGATATCTCAGATCTCCAGAGCGAGGATATGGGGGCGATGGATGATGATGTCCGGGAGGATTCACGGCTGCTCTATGTCGAGCGGGAGGCCATAATCGGTGACCGCGACTGGGAACGGCGTTTGACCTATGTCGACCATTTCTTCATCTTCCCGAATACCGACGTCCGGTTCTTCCCGTTCTGCCGTCAGGATGAGGCGTGGAACTGGGTCAGCGAAGGCGTGGAGCAGCTGCCTGTCATGCGGGCGGCTTCTCACTGA
- a CDS encoding winged helix-turn-helix transcriptional regulator yields the protein MTKKWVLLVLFEFYKGDDYTRRFSELKGAPDGITAKVLSQRLRELEEEGLVGKQVDAETFPVQSEYFLTESGAWADGRDQASQTVGAHR from the coding sequence ATGACGAAAAAATGGGTCCTTCTGGTCCTTTTTGAGTTCTATAAGGGAGATGACTATACCCGGAGGTTTTCGGAATTAAAAGGGGCTCCTGACGGTATTACTGCGAAGGTACTCTCGCAGCGGCTGCGCGAGCTGGAGGAAGAGGGGCTCGTGGGGAAACAGGTTGATGCAGAAACCTTTCCGGTGCAGAGTGAGTATTTCCTGACAGAGAGCGGGGCTTGGGCTGATGGACGTGATCAAGCATCTCAAACAGTGGGCGCTCACCGATAA
- a CDS encoding polyphosphate polymerase domain-containing protein has translation MKISHHGIRSLATELAPFEGITLEELKNSDAQLLNRKERKFLMTRDQFSDLLTRLTGSYRVVEIENDRMSGYSTEYYDTDSFLTYLQHHNGKANRFKLRVRHYLSSGDSYLEIKEKRNTGRTTKQRIQVANDATLSEPKPRAFLTSAFPYDYRAFHPVLTTDYTRVTLVSRKHPERITFDVNLSFHTDVCEYSYPDVVVGEIKHNCPLRQSPAGAVLHTMGIRNTSFSKYCTGISLNYAEVKHNRFKKNLLLLEKLSRGGNSVC, from the coding sequence ATGAAGATTTCACATCATGGCATCCGCAGCCTTGCAACAGAACTTGCACCATTTGAGGGAATTACCCTTGAAGAGCTGAAGAACTCAGATGCCCAGCTCCTCAACAGAAAAGAGCGTAAATTTCTGATGACACGGGACCAGTTCTCAGACCTTCTCACCCGTCTTACCGGTTCATACCGGGTGGTTGAAATAGAGAATGACAGAATGAGCGGGTATTCGACCGAGTATTATGATACCGATTCATTTCTGACATACCTGCAGCACCACAACGGCAAAGCCAACCGCTTCAAACTGCGGGTCAGGCATTACCTCTCATCGGGAGATTCCTATCTTGAGATCAAGGAGAAACGAAACACCGGGCGCACAACGAAGCAACGTATCCAGGTGGCAAACGATGCGACATTATCGGAACCAAAACCCAGGGCATTTCTGACCTCGGCGTTTCCGTATGACTACCGGGCGTTTCACCCGGTACTCACGACCGACTACACGCGAGTCACCCTTGTCTCACGGAAACACCCGGAACGTATCACGTTTGATGTGAACCTCTCATTCCACACGGATGTTTGTGAATATTCCTATCCGGATGTCGTTGTGGGAGAAATAAAACACAACTGCCCCCTGCGGCAGTCACCAGCGGGTGCGGTGCTGCATACCATGGGAATCAGGAATACCAGCTTTTCAAAGTACTGCACCGGGATATCTCTGAACTATGCAGAGGTGAAGCATAACCGTTTCAAGAAAAACCTGCTTCTCCTTGAAAAACTTTCCAGAGGAGGGAACAGCGTATGCTGA
- a CDS encoding DUF4956 domain-containing protein, translating to MLSDTNLIFILGFFINLLFAFIIIRFVYYPRQSQHTYLFTFLAFNTVIYFIMGLFTSVELSIGAGFGLFALFSVLRYRTETVPIHEMTYLFLMVALPVLNSILISSSQYEELILTNVLITGVIWALENGWGFTNRMHSKEIVYEKIDLVHQDNKEELLADIRERTGLNVVRFEIDKINYLRDTVNGRIFYLEESGRRKT from the coding sequence ATGCTGAGTGATACAAACCTTATATTTATCCTGGGGTTCTTCATCAATCTCCTGTTTGCGTTCATCATCATACGCTTCGTCTACTACCCACGCCAGAGCCAGCATACGTACCTCTTTACGTTCCTCGCTTTCAACACGGTGATCTATTTCATCATGGGTCTCTTCACGAGCGTGGAACTCTCCATAGGAGCCGGATTCGGGTTGTTTGCGCTCTTTTCAGTGTTGCGCTACAGAACAGAGACAGTCCCGATTCATGAGATGACATATCTCTTTCTCATGGTCGCACTCCCGGTTCTGAACTCCATTCTCATCAGCAGCTCCCAGTATGAGGAGCTGATCCTCACCAATGTGCTCATAACCGGAGTCATCTGGGCGCTCGAGAATGGCTGGGGTTTTACCAACCGGATGCACAGCAAAGAGATCGTCTACGAAAAAATCGATCTGGTGCACCAGGATAATAAGGAAGAATTGCTCGCGGACATACGGGAGAGAACCGGCCTGAATGTCGTCCGGTTTGAGATTGACAAGATCAATTACCTGCGTGATACCGTGAATGGACGGATCTTCTATCTGGAAGAATCCGGTCGAAGAAAGACATAA
- a CDS encoding carbohydrate-binding domain-containing protein, translating to MKKIIAILAGLMVAIALIVAVPAIFGNTNSDSVTTGVISDTASQSGVAYTPISVEYDADDLNAGTTGTGMSSIILEGNSITFDGSGATVDGTTVTITSAGMYNIYGSLNNGQIIVDTDDKETVRIVLNGADISCSTSAPIYVLNAEKTVITLADGTKNSVTDGSSYILEDAESDEPNAAIFSKDDLTINGGGTLTVTANYNNGIQSKDDLKITSGIITVTAVNDGIKGKDSVAIRDGTITIEAGGDGMQSTNDSDPEKGYIAIEGGTIDIVSGTDGIQAETSISISGGDITIASGGGSGTSSTSDAWGRWDMQTTAADSDTQDSAKGIKAGVAVIVTGGAITLDSSDDAIHSGDSITITGGTIEAASGDDGMHADSSLTINGGEITITKSYEGLESATITINDGTIHIVASDDGINVAGGNDGSSVNGRPGQNAFDTVGNYFLYINGGYTVINSGGDGLDSNGSIEMTRGVVIVNGPTNNGNGALDCNGAFAITGGYLVAVGSSGMAETPDTSSTLNSVKVTYASTQTAGTMVHIETEDGEDVLTVVPTKAYQSVVFCSAELQDGVTYVVYSGGSSTGTAADGLYSGGTYTPGTEITTFTVSGSVTYAGSSTTAGGAPGGVAPGDGGFPGDRQPR from the coding sequence ATGAAAAAAATCATTGCAATACTCGCGGGACTGATGGTGGCAATAGCGCTCATCGTTGCCGTCCCCGCTATTTTTGGGAATACGAATTCAGACAGTGTAACGACAGGGGTTATTTCAGACACCGCGTCTCAATCGGGTGTGGCATACACTCCGATTTCCGTTGAATATGATGCAGATGACCTGAATGCAGGCACAACCGGCACGGGAATGTCCTCTATTATCCTGGAAGGCAATTCCATCACATTCGATGGCAGCGGTGCAACCGTTGATGGAACAACAGTAACCATCACATCTGCCGGTATGTACAACATCTACGGATCCCTGAATAACGGGCAGATAATCGTGGATACCGATGACAAGGAGACGGTCAGGATTGTCCTGAACGGAGCGGACATCTCGTGTTCGACGAGTGCACCCATCTACGTTCTCAATGCGGAGAAGACCGTAATTACCCTGGCAGACGGCACGAAAAATTCAGTAACGGACGGGAGCTCCTATATCCTGGAGGATGCTGAATCAGACGAGCCCAATGCAGCAATCTTCAGTAAGGATGATCTCACGATCAACGGCGGCGGAACGCTCACCGTCACGGCAAACTACAATAACGGTATTCAGAGCAAAGACGATCTGAAAATTACCAGTGGCATCATCACCGTAACCGCAGTGAACGATGGCATCAAGGGCAAGGATTCCGTTGCAATCAGGGATGGAACCATCACAATAGAAGCAGGCGGCGACGGGATGCAGTCCACCAACGACAGTGATCCCGAAAAGGGATATATCGCAATTGAAGGAGGCACCATCGACATCGTCTCCGGAACAGACGGTATTCAGGCGGAAACAAGTATCTCCATCAGTGGCGGTGATATCACCATTGCATCAGGCGGCGGAAGCGGCACCAGCAGCACCAGTGACGCCTGGGGCAGATGGGACATGCAGACCACAGCTGCTGACAGCGATACGCAGGACAGCGCCAAGGGCATCAAGGCAGGCGTGGCAGTAATCGTTACGGGCGGCGCAATCACCCTCGACTCGTCCGATGATGCCATCCATTCGGGTGACAGTATCACGATTACCGGTGGAACGATTGAGGCCGCATCCGGAGATGACGGTATGCATGCCGATTCATCCCTGACGATCAACGGCGGAGAAATTACGATCACAAAGTCCTACGAGGGTCTTGAAAGTGCCACCATTACGATTAATGACGGGACGATTCACATTGTCGCAAGCGATGACGGGATTAACGTCGCCGGAGGGAATGACGGCTCCTCGGTGAACGGCCGGCCGGGCCAGAATGCCTTTGACACTGTCGGGAATTACTTCCTGTATATCAACGGCGGCTACACGGTCATCAACTCCGGCGGTGACGGGCTTGATTCTAACGGGTCAATCGAGATGACCAGAGGCGTAGTAATTGTGAACGGCCCCACAAACAACGGGAACGGAGCACTGGACTGTAACGGTGCGTTCGCAATTACCGGCGGATATCTTGTCGCAGTCGGCAGTTCCGGCATGGCAGAGACCCCTGACACATCGTCCACCCTCAATTCCGTGAAGGTGACATACGCATCCACACAGACTGCAGGCACGATGGTTCACATCGAAACCGAAGACGGAGAAGATGTCCTCACCGTTGTGCCGACCAAGGCATATCAGTCGGTCGTGTTCTGTTCTGCCGAACTGCAGGATGGAGTGACCTATGTCGTCTACTCCGGCGGAAGTTCGACCGGGACAGCCGCAGACGGCCTGTACTCCGGCGGAACATATACTCCCGGCACCGAGATAACGACCTTCACGGTCTCGGGCAGCGTGACCTATGCCGGTTCATCAACTACAGCCGGAGGTGCACCCGGCGGCGTTGCGCCCGGCGACGGGGGATTCCCCGGCGACAGGCAACCACGATAA
- a CDS encoding PEGA domain-containing protein, which produces MSAVYVWENTTIDTIDADPYQSSFTSLAFDANGNPAISYQYRNGIYDLKYAWKDAGGWHNTTVDAEGAVGYSPSLAFNGDYPAISYQYGTERDLKYAWKDAGGWHNTTVDAAGFVGDYTSLAFNGSYPAIGYYNNTQSSLKYAWKDAGGWHNTTVDNSGWVGTYLSLAFNGSYPAISYRDGPTNNNLKYAWKDAGGWHTTTVDDAGDVGIFTSLAFDTDGNPAISYYDLTNKVLKYAWENGGVWHTITVDETGDDVGKYTSLAFDTDGNPAISYHDSSPNNNLKYAWRDEGVWQTTTVDAAGYVGQYTSLAFDTDDNPAISYFDRTNGKLKYAFRIPVGTITVTSAPTGATVWLDDVETESTTPADLTDVPTGMHNVTVLLDEYQPGINNSVEVLFDQTTVVTFSLVPVPGNLTVTSHPEEAWIWLNGVNTTEQTNTTLEGISPGTYDVTVQKQGYETPANETVTVVSNATTAISFDLIRQTGILQVNSTPSGASVYLNGTDTGALTNVTLSDRPVGTYNVTVVKDGYDSASRIVTLTKDETEDISFTLVQQVGTLQVNSNPSGAGVYLNGTDTGALTNVTLSDTPVGVYNVTVVKDGYDTATRIVTLTKDETEDISFTLIQQVGTLQVNSTPSGAGVYLNGTDTGALTNVTLSDRPVGTYNVTVVKDGYDSATRIVTLTKDETEDISFTLVQQVGTLQVNSNPSGASVYLNGTDTGAITNVTLSGKPAGVYNVTVVKDGYDSATRIVTLTKDETEDISFTLVQQVGTLQVNSNPSGAGVYLNGTDTGAITNVTLSDRPVGTYNVTVVKDGYDSATRIVTLTKGETEDISFTLIQQVGTLQVNSNPSGASIYLNGTDTGAITNVMLSDRPVGTYNVTVVKDGYDSATRIVTLTKGETEDISFTLIQQVGTLQVNSNPSGASIYLNGTDTGAITNVTLSDKPVGVYNVTVVKDGYDTAAQIVTLTKDETEDISFTLVQQVGTLQVNSTPSGASVYLNGTDTGAITNVTLSDTPVGVYNVTVEKEGYEPATRIAPVTEGTTENVAFTLTLLPPVANFTADPTAGSAPLTVQFNDTSTGIGDTWHWDFGDGTNSTEQNPSHTYATGTYTVALTVANTAGNDTVVKTDCITAVYRRTPSDGDDDNALLVFDRRTSTLLTSSAGKILRTTEITSDDDIATLTLPLGTIALGGDGNPLTNITIRKISSSDLPPATDKATFSFAGFTYECNPAGATFAPPITLTFTLSAEEWEMLNGDVSVRFYDDATGTWVNVPVTVDASAHTVTATVAHFSIFALCVEAADDTLPEAGTIPVTTVPTATEETNVGDDTDTPEPTPTQQSPLGFAPVAALGALLLLKRRR; this is translated from the coding sequence GTGTCGGCGGTATACGTCTGGGAGAACACCACCATCGATACCATCGATGCCGACCCGTACCAGAGCTCGTTCACCTCGCTTGCGTTCGACGCCAACGGCAACCCGGCGATCAGCTACCAGTACCGGAACGGTATCTATGACCTGAAGTATGCATGGAAGGACGCAGGCGGATGGCACAACACCACTGTCGATGCCGAAGGAGCTGTCGGCTACAGTCCCTCTCTCGCGTTCAACGGAGACTACCCGGCAATCAGCTACCAATACGGAACCGAACGGGACCTGAAGTATGCATGGAAAGACGCAGGCGGATGGCACAACACCACCGTCGATGCCGCAGGATTTGTTGGAGATTATACCTCGCTTGCGTTCAACGGAAGCTACCCGGCGATCGGCTACTACAACAATACCCAATCCTCCCTGAAGTATGCATGGAAGGACGCAGGCGGATGGCACAATACCACTGTTGATAACTCAGGATGGGTTGGAACATACCTTTCGCTCGCATTCAACGGAAGCTACCCGGCGATCAGTTACCGGGACGGCCCTACCAATAACAATCTGAAGTATGCATGGAAGGACGCGGGCGGATGGCATACCACTACCGTCGATGACGCAGGAGACGTTGGTATATTCACCTCGCTTGCGTTCGACACCGATGGCAATCCTGCGATCAGTTACTACGACCTGACCAATAAGGTTCTGAAGTATGCGTGGGAGAACGGAGGCGTCTGGCATACTATCACCGTTGATGAGACAGGAGACGACGTTGGCAAGTACACATCGCTTGCGTTCGACACCGACGGCAATCCTGCAATCAGCTACCATGATTCCTCTCCCAACAACAACCTGAAATATGCATGGAGGGACGAAGGCGTATGGCAGACCACCACCGTCGATGCCGCAGGATACGTTGGCCAATACACATCGCTTGCGTTCGACACTGACGACAATCCGGCGATCAGCTATTTCGACAGGACCAACGGAAAACTGAAGTATGCATTCCGCATACCCGTCGGCACCATCACCGTCACATCAGCGCCGACAGGAGCGACGGTCTGGCTCGACGATGTGGAAACCGAGTCTACAACGCCCGCGGATCTTACGGATGTCCCGACAGGCATGCACAACGTCACGGTCCTTCTGGACGAGTATCAGCCCGGAATTAACAACTCAGTTGAAGTCCTCTTTGATCAGACCACCGTTGTCACCTTTAGTCTTGTGCCGGTTCCCGGCAATCTCACCGTCACTTCCCATCCTGAAGAGGCGTGGATCTGGCTCAACGGGGTGAACACCACCGAGCAGACGAACACCACGCTTGAGGGCATTTCCCCCGGCACCTATGACGTCACCGTTCAGAAACAGGGGTACGAGACGCCGGCAAACGAGACAGTGACAGTGGTGAGCAATGCAACGACTGCCATCTCCTTTGACCTGATCCGTCAGACGGGTATTCTGCAGGTAAACTCAACTCCGTCCGGAGCAAGTGTCTACCTGAACGGCACCGACACCGGCGCCCTGACAAACGTCACACTCAGTGACAGACCGGTTGGCACCTATAATGTCACCGTTGTAAAGGACGGATATGATTCCGCCAGCCGGATTGTCACCCTCACAAAGGACGAAACGGAGGACATCAGTTTCACGCTGGTACAGCAGGTCGGGACATTGCAGGTCAACTCGAATCCGTCCGGAGCAGGTGTCTACCTGAACGGCACTGACACCGGTGCCCTCACGAATGTTACCCTCTCTGACACCCCGGTGGGGGTTTACAATGTCACCGTCGTAAAGGATGGCTATGACACAGCAACCCGGATTGTCACCCTCACAAAGGACGAAACAGAGGACATCAGTTTCACGCTGATACAGCAGGTAGGAACACTGCAGGTAAACTCAACTCCGTCCGGAGCAGGTGTCTACCTGAATGGCACCGACACCGGCGCCCTGACAAACGTCACACTCAGTGACAGACCGGTTGGCACCTATAATGTCACCGTCGTAAAGGATGGCTATGATTCCGCCACCCGGATTGTCACCCTCACAAAGGACGAAACAGAGGACATCAGTTTCACACTGGTGCAGCAGGTCGGGACACTGCAGGTCAACTCGAATCCGTCCGGAGCGAGTGTCTACCTGAACGGCACCGACACCGGCGCCATCACGAATGTTACCCTATCCGGCAAGCCGGCGGGGGTTTACAATGTCACCGTCGTAAAGGATGGCTATGATTCCGCCACCCGGATTGTCACCCTCACAAAGGACGAAACGGAGGACATTAGTTTCACGCTGGTACAGCAGGTCGGGACACTGCAGGTCAACTCGAATCCGTCCGGAGCAGGTGTCTACCTGAACGGCACCGACACCGGCGCCATCACAAACGTCACGCTCAGTGACAGACCGGTTGGCACCTATAATGTCACCGTCGTAAAGGATGGCTATGATTCCGCCACCCGGATTGTCACCCTCACAAAGGGCGAAACGGAGGACATCAGTTTCACGCTGATACAGCAGGTCGGGACACTGCAGGTCAACTCGAATCCGTCCGGAGCGAGTATCTACCTGAACGGCACCGACACCGGCGCCATCACAAACGTCATGCTCAGTGACAGACCGGTTGGCACCTATAATGTCACCGTCGTAAAGGATGGCTATGATTCCGCCACCCGGATTGTCACCCTCACAAAGGGCGAAACGGAGGACATCAGTTTCACGCTGATACAGCAGGTCGGGACACTGCAGGTCAACTCGAATCCGTCCGGAGCGAGTATCTACCTGAACGGCACCGACACCGGCGCCATTACGAATGTTACCCTATCCGACAAGCCGGTGGGGGTTTACAATGTAACCGTCGTAAAGGATGGCTATGACACAGCAGCGCAGATTGTTACCCTCACAAAGGACGAAACGGAGGACATCAGTTTCACACTGGTACAGCAGGTCGGGACACTGCAGGTCAACTCAACTCCGTCCGGAGCGAGTGTCTACCTGAACGGCACCGACACCGGCGCCATCACGAATGTTACCCTCTCTGACACCCCGGTGGGTGTTTACAATGTCACGGTTGAGAAAGAGGGATACGAACCCGCAACCCGGATTGCCCCTGTGACAGAGGGCACCACCGAAAATGTAGCCTTCACGCTCACACTTCTCCCCCCTGTCGCAAACTTCACTGCAGACCCGACCGCCGGCAGTGCCCCTCTTACGGTGCAGTTCAATGACACATCAACCGGCATTGGCGACACATGGCACTGGGACTTCGGCGACGGTACGAACTCAACCGAACAGAACCCCTCCCACACCTACGCCACAGGCACCTACACCGTGGCACTAACGGTCGCAAACACTGCAGGAAACGACACCGTCGTGAAGACCGACTGCATCACGGCAGTGTACAGGAGAACTCCGAGCGACGGAGATGACGACAATGCGTTACTGGTATTCGACAGAAGAACGAGTACACTCCTCACGTCTTCAGCGGGTAAGATCCTGCGGACAACCGAAATCACATCGGATGACGACATTGCCACCCTCACCCTCCCACTGGGCACAATCGCCCTCGGAGGGGACGGGAATCCCCTGACGAATATCACCATCAGAAAGATCAGCTCATCCGATCTCCCCCCGGCAACTGACAAGGCGACATTTAGCTTCGCAGGGTTCACCTACGAGTGTAACCCGGCAGGTGCGACGTTTGCCCCACCGATCACGCTCACCTTCACGCTCTCCGCGGAAGAATGGGAGATGCTCAACGGCGACGTAAGCGTACGGTTCTATGACGATGCGACCGGCACGTGGGTGAACGTCCCGGTGACGGTTGATGCTTCGGCACACACGGTGACCGCAACGGTCGCACACTTCTCCATCTTCGCTCTCTGTGTCGAGGCAGCGGACGATACCTTACCTGAGGCAGGAACAATACCGGTAACAACCGTTCCCACGGCAACAGAAGAAACAAATGTAGGGGATGACACAGACACGCCAGAGCCAACGCCCACCCAACAGTCACCACTCGGTTTTGCACCAGTGGCGGCACTCGGTGCGTTGCTGCTCTTGAAAAGAAGACGGTAA
- a CDS encoding cupin domain-containing protein, whose product MHRVVCLILIATLTLVSAGCLTQSPSPAEDADIRLLTPDEGFSIFDGQGHYSGIIGEETPDITINYSMGCVTLPPGNGTLPHRLLGTSEMVCVIGGEAEIHCDATTVTAREGEIVVLPMGVLQTITAAGDVPLRYIDVIQPPFSAGVELSGDELAAYAPGTDGGATNGIPIVIPDPREGIEWDIGSDMMIYTLANPVLMPDKHFPVDYSVAYAEILPGGSADFNELAGASEVIYVITGEVEVFTPGGTMIQVPAGNVAYIAPDQEKGYRNAGEVNATMLSFVDPAWTPERTIPVE is encoded by the coding sequence ATGCACCGGGTCGTCTGTCTCATCTTAATCGCAACGCTCACACTCGTCTCTGCCGGATGTCTTACCCAGAGTCCGTCTCCGGCAGAGGATGCGGACATCCGTCTGCTTACGCCGGATGAAGGCTTCTCCATCTTTGACGGGCAGGGACACTATTCCGGGATCATCGGTGAAGAAACGCCGGATATAACAATTAACTACAGCATGGGATGTGTGACTCTTCCGCCGGGCAACGGGACACTCCCCCACCGGCTTTTAGGGACATCAGAGATGGTCTGTGTGATTGGAGGTGAAGCGGAGATCCACTGCGATGCCACAACCGTGACCGCCCGGGAAGGGGAGATTGTCGTCCTGCCGATGGGTGTCCTGCAGACAATCACCGCGGCCGGAGATGTGCCCCTCCGCTATATTGACGTCATTCAGCCGCCGTTTTCAGCAGGGGTTGAGCTGTCCGGAGATGAACTGGCAGCGTATGCACCGGGAACGGATGGTGGCGCAACAAACGGTATCCCGATTGTCATCCCCGATCCCCGTGAGGGCATCGAATGGGACATCGGGTCTGACATGATGATCTACACCCTGGCAAATCCGGTGCTGATGCCGGATAAGCACTTCCCGGTTGACTACAGCGTCGCATACGCCGAAATCCTTCCGGGCGGGTCTGCGGATTTCAACGAGCTCGCCGGGGCGTCTGAGGTAATTTACGTGATCACAGGCGAGGTTGAGGTATTCACCCCCGGTGGAACGATGATACAGGTACCTGCCGGGAATGTCGCATACATCGCGCCGGACCAGGAGAAAGGCTACAGGAATGCCGGAGAGGTGAATGCGACCATGCTGAGTTTTGTCGACCCGGCGTGGACGCCGGAGCGGACTATTCCGGTGGAATAA